A part of Desulfobacter sp. genomic DNA contains:
- a CDS encoding TAXI family TRAP transporter solute-binding subunit has translation MNYMNVIIKNYLPLILSLILGASVAGAESFDLQLGTSQSDNFSRFTGRVLERIFDRRGQGITLTAVPAPNDIHNLTNLQNGALDMALVDSRMFYDAMGKSGHFQFLDISYDSLRILSPLYKVPIALVVNKKSGITDLNGLRNKRLNAGTPLSTQHLCVETIMAAKNWSKKDFSLIAEISGSHSEDTMAFCHETVDAMVHIGVHPDSSLQQLLKLCNADLAHMADEDIRHMVESRPAFFKMEIAAGTYPQIPEKIITFGTQALLVTTQDLDAETAGKVLRILFENADRLASAHPSLNLVNQAKNGSLESHRGSVLYFPQ, from the coding sequence ATGAATTATATGAATGTAATCATAAAAAATTATCTGCCCCTGATTCTTAGTTTAATATTGGGGGCAAGCGTTGCCGGAGCTGAAAGCTTCGACCTTCAACTGGGAACCTCCCAGTCAGACAATTTTTCCCGGTTTACAGGACGGGTTCTGGAACGGATTTTTGATCGCCGCGGCCAGGGGATTACCCTGACTGCAGTCCCGGCCCCCAACGATATCCACAACCTGACGAATCTTCAAAACGGCGCTTTGGATATGGCGCTGGTGGACTCCCGCATGTTTTATGATGCCATGGGCAAATCCGGTCATTTTCAATTCCTGGACATCAGCTATGACAGCCTGAGGATTCTTTCGCCCCTTTACAAGGTCCCCATCGCCCTGGTGGTTAATAAAAAATCCGGTATCACTGACCTTAACGGCCTCAGAAACAAACGGCTCAATGCCGGAACCCCTTTATCCACCCAGCATTTATGTGTGGAAACCATTATGGCAGCCAAAAACTGGTCTAAAAAAGACTTCAGCCTGATTGCCGAGATATCCGGGAGCCATTCGGAAGACACCATGGCCTTCTGCCATGAAACAGTGGATGCCATGGTTCATATCGGGGTCCATCCGGATTCCTCTTTACAGCAGCTGTTAAAGCTCTGCAATGCAGACCTTGCCCATATGGCAGATGAAGATATCCGCCACATGGTGGAAAGCCGGCCCGCGTTTTTCAAAATGGAAATTGCCGCCGGCACCTATCCGCAGATCCCCGAAAAGATCATCACCTTCGGTACACAGGCATTGCTGGTCACCACCCAGGACCTTGACGCGGAAACAGCCGGGAAGGTATTACGTATTTTATTCGAGAATGCAGATAGACTTGCGAGTGCCCATCCGTCTCTGAACCTGGTCAACCAGGCAAAAAACGGTTCTTTGGAAAGCCACAGGGGTTCTGTCCTCTATTTCCCCCAATAG
- a CDS encoding DUF4445 domain-containing protein: MSPASPGRGYVRKIEIEKPMLGNNLSDAQRLEMALKKEVDAGFVHIPGRLLKDLPARLRNQDFKATAVLFKDRRSWRLVDLLPPAHPKPVLGAAVDIGTTRIVIRLINLETGEALGEAGLDNPQKKIGPDVLARIHHSNKPGGLAQLQELVIEGVNDHLELLCRQSGCSPEDVFMVTGAGNTAMTHLFMGIEAFEIIKEPYIPCVNIPDTMSAARLGLRIRPGGVCFLFPNIGSYFGGDLLAGIIYSDLDKKELPSLVVDVGTNAEIVVGSKDWLIACAGAAGPALEGGVSKMGMTAGPGVIDTVSIDPQTKEVRVHTIEEQPPVGICGSGMIDLAAALFLSGMIDIRGKFAPEVCKERLIQVDEIPSFVLVPAHASGTGEPICLSQVDLNSLTSSKAAMYTILEVIVKNTSGLEFEELDKFYVAGTFGSFINPESAISIGMLPDLDRSVFEVLGNSSLGGAAMLLTDPGAFDRVMAIRETITYIELNVNQEFMNMFSGAKFYPHTDRSRFPSVRG; the protein is encoded by the coding sequence ATGAGTCCGGCAAGCCCCGGCAGGGGATACGTCAGAAAGATAGAGATCGAAAAGCCCATGCTGGGCAACAACCTGTCCGATGCACAGCGTTTGGAAATGGCCCTGAAAAAAGAGGTGGATGCGGGCTTTGTCCACATTCCCGGCCGCCTGCTCAAGGACCTGCCGGCCAGGTTGCGGAACCAGGACTTCAAAGCCACGGCCGTCCTGTTCAAGGACCGCCGTTCCTGGCGCCTGGTGGACCTGCTGCCCCCGGCCCACCCAAAACCGGTACTGGGGGCGGCCGTGGACATCGGCACCACCCGCATCGTCATCCGTCTGATCAATCTGGAGACCGGCGAGGCCCTGGGCGAGGCCGGTCTGGACAATCCCCAGAAAAAGATCGGCCCCGATGTCCTGGCACGGATCCACCATTCCAATAAACCCGGCGGGCTGGCCCAACTCCAGGAACTGGTCATCGAAGGAGTCAACGACCACCTTGAGCTGCTCTGCCGGCAGAGCGGCTGCTCCCCGGAGGATGTCTTTATGGTCACAGGCGCCGGCAACACGGCCATGACCCATCTGTTCATGGGCATTGAGGCCTTTGAGATCATCAAGGAACCCTATATCCCCTGCGTCAACATCCCGGATACCATGTCAGCGGCCAGACTCGGGCTCAGGATTCGTCCCGGCGGGGTCTGTTTCCTTTTTCCCAACATCGGTTCCTATTTCGGCGGAGACCTGTTGGCCGGGATCATCTATTCCGACCTGGATAAAAAGGAACTGCCTTCCCTGGTGGTGGATGTGGGCACCAATGCGGAAATCGTGGTGGGCTCAAAGGACTGGCTCATCGCCTGCGCCGGAGCGGCGGGCCCGGCCCTGGAGGGCGGGGTGAGCAAAATGGGAATGACCGCAGGACCCGGGGTCATCGATACGGTTTCCATTGATCCCCAGACAAAGGAAGTAAGGGTACATACCATTGAGGAACAACCGCCGGTGGGCATCTGCGGCTCGGGCATGATTGATCTGGCCGCAGCCCTCTTTCTTTCCGGCATGATCGATATCCGGGGGAAATTCGCCCCGGAGGTGTGTAAGGAGCGCCTCATCCAAGTGGATGAGATCCCCTCCTTTGTCCTGGTGCCTGCCCATGCGTCAGGAACAGGGGAGCCCATCTGCCTTTCCCAGGTGGACCTCAATTCCCTGACCTCCTCCAAGGCCGCCATGTACACCATCCTGGAAGTCATCGTAAAAAATACCTCGGGCCTGGAATTCGAAGAACTGGACAAGTTTTACGTGGCCGGCACCTTCGGTTCTTTCATCAATCCGGAATCTGCCATATCAATCGGCATGCTTCCGGATTTGGACCGATCCGTATTCGAGGTTCTGGGCAACTCCTCCCTGGGCGGGGCCGCCATGCTGCTCACGGACCCCGGGGCCTTTGACCGGGTGATGGCCATCCGGGAGACCATCACCTACATCGAACTCAACGTCAACCAGGAGTTCATGAACATGTTCTCCGGCGCCAAGTTCTACCCCCACACGGACCGGTCCCGGTTTCCGTCGGTAAGGGGATGA
- a CDS encoding DUF4445 domain-containing protein: MTYTIKFLPHENTVEVEENESLIRAAMEAGVHINASCGGSGVCGKCRVLIEEGEVEGGVSEHLSDEDREQGYRLACLANVASDLVVRIPVESEVDTSRLNQQATARHTAKAMYADMEVLKENGLFIPPVEKIYLELDPAMEGDNQADVARIMNHLKLHHDEHRLRIDLNLIRKVPDIIREQDFKVTATIVRPVRKDGKNRIINIEPGDTTDRNFAVAVDIGTTTVYGQILDMNTGEVLGQHGEFNGQISYGEDVISRIIFTEKGDGLKVLHEKVIGTINKVIDKGLKKAGIGRHEISTITLAGNSTMTQLLLNIKPTYIRKDPYVPASILYPPFLAKEINLDLPDHTIALIYPGVSSYVGGDIIAGVMATGMYQSPELTLFMDIGTNAEIVIGHQDWMVCTAASAGPAFEGGGVKFGMRATKGAIEDFSINPETYEPMILTVGNAKAKGICGSGLITLAAKLLEAGVIDSRGKFNQSLGTPRIRQTEDIWEYVLVYKENTQIDRDITITEPDLDNLIRAKGAMYSAALTLLEEIGLTIHDVERIILAGGFGSYVDLESAITIGLLPEIEPEKVTYLGNGSLLGCKINCLTNSLRRNVGEVVSMMTNFELATTPSYMDHYMGALFLPHTELNYFPKVKARLEALRK, encoded by the coding sequence ATGACGTATACCATAAAGTTCCTCCCCCATGAAAATACAGTTGAAGTTGAAGAAAACGAAAGTTTGATCCGGGCGGCCATGGAAGCCGGCGTGCACATCAACGCCTCCTGCGGGGGGAGCGGGGTCTGCGGTAAGTGCCGGGTCCTCATTGAAGAGGGCGAGGTGGAAGGCGGCGTCTCCGAACATCTGTCTGATGAGGACCGGGAACAGGGCTACCGGCTGGCATGCCTGGCCAATGTGGCTTCGGACCTGGTGGTGCGCATCCCCGTGGAATCGGAGGTGGACACCTCCCGCCTCAACCAGCAGGCCACGGCACGCCACACGGCAAAGGCCATGTATGCGGACATGGAGGTGCTCAAGGAAAACGGCCTGTTCATCCCCCCTGTGGAAAAGATCTACCTGGAACTGGACCCGGCCATGGAAGGGGACAACCAGGCTGATGTGGCCCGGATCATGAACCACCTGAAGCTCCACCACGACGAACACCGGCTGCGCATTGACCTCAATCTTATCCGAAAAGTACCGGACATCATTCGGGAACAGGACTTCAAGGTCACGGCCACCATTGTCCGGCCGGTGCGCAAAGACGGGAAAAACCGGATCATCAATATAGAGCCCGGGGATACCACGGACCGCAATTTTGCCGTTGCTGTGGACATCGGCACCACCACGGTATACGGCCAGATCCTGGATATGAACACCGGAGAGGTCCTGGGCCAGCACGGCGAATTCAACGGCCAGATCTCCTACGGCGAAGATGTGATCTCCCGGATTATCTTCACTGAAAAGGGGGACGGCCTTAAGGTGCTCCATGAAAAGGTCATTGGGACAATTAACAAGGTCATTGACAAAGGCTTGAAAAAGGCGGGCATCGGCAGGCACGAGATCTCCACCATCACCCTAGCGGGCAACTCCACCATGACCCAGCTTCTGCTGAATATCAAGCCCACCTATATCCGCAAAGACCCCTATGTGCCGGCATCCATCCTCTATCCGCCCTTTTTGGCAAAGGAGATTAACCTGGACCTGCCCGACCACACCATCGCCCTGATCTACCCGGGGGTTTCCTCCTACGTGGGCGGGGACATCATTGCCGGGGTCATGGCCACGGGCATGTACCAGTCCCCGGAACTGACCCTGTTCATGGACATCGGCACCAATGCGGAAATCGTCATCGGCCACCAGGACTGGATGGTCTGCACCGCGGCCTCGGCAGGCCCCGCCTTTGAAGGCGGCGGGGTCAAGTTCGGCATGCGGGCCACCAAGGGGGCCATTGAAGATTTCTCCATCAATCCGGAAACCTACGAGCCCATGATCCTTACCGTGGGCAATGCCAAGGCCAAGGGCATCTGCGGTTCCGGGCTGATCACCCTGGCGGCCAAGCTGCTTGAAGCAGGTGTGATTGACTCCCGGGGCAAGTTCAACCAGTCTCTGGGCACTCCCCGGATCCGGCAGACCGAGGATATCTGGGAATATGTCCTCGTTTATAAGGAAAATACCCAGATCGACCGGGACATCACCATCACCGAACCGGACCTGGACAACCTCATCCGGGCAAAGGGCGCCATGTATTCCGCCGCCCTGACCCTGCTGGAGGAGATCGGCCTTACCATCCATGACGTGGAGCGGATTATCCTTGCCGGCGGCTTCGGGTCCTACGTGGACCTGGAAAGTGCCATCACCATCGGCCTGCTGCCGGAGATCGAACCGGAAAAAGTCACCTACCTCGGCAACGGCTCGCTGCTGGGCTGCAAGATTAACTGCCTGACCAATTCCCTGCGCCGCAACGTGGGCGAGGTGGTTAGCATGATGACCAATTTCGAGCTGGCCACCACCCCCTCATACATGGACCATTACATGGGGGCACTTTTCCTGCCCCACACCGAGTTGAACTATTTTCCCAAGGTTAAAGCAAGACTGGAGGCCCTTCGCAAATGA
- a CDS encoding FAD-binding protein, with translation MKTVDEPRLREIVGEKNIKSDPSDLYVYGSDASVHHAMPWVVVRPENTEQVQKIMVYASQNGIPVIPRGGGSGMCGQTVPVRGGIVLDMKGMNRILEINLPDVYCRVEPGVVDDDLNLALKPYGVFYPPTPASSRIATIGGEIANNASGVRSVKYGATRDAVLGMKVVLPNGDLVSLGAHTRVEASGYQLHKLMVGSEGTLGIVVEATLSFVPIPEYRCMGVANFDSLKDAGEAIGSIMASGTIPSMLELVDSVAIKAVNKTMDLGLKEVAASLIFEADGQVKEAVDYEINKMRKICEKHHGKDIWSSYDPKERTKIFMGRKKLFPALSKYDDNLASTSLADDMAVPYSRMADMAAKIHEVAEKNGIIMTAYGHCGSGCMHTKILMDTKREDQWESARKAIREIYEFVRSVNGTTSAEHGIGLSKAQSFKVEKSDSIEMLSTIKQALDPYNILNPGKLMQAPDNWVTAANLRYSVNS, from the coding sequence ATGAAAACGGTTGACGAACCCAGACTAAGGGAAATTGTAGGGGAAAAGAACATCAAGTCGGACCCCTCTGACCTGTACGTTTACGGGTCGGATGCATCGGTTCACCATGCCATGCCGTGGGTGGTTGTCAGGCCTGAAAACACCGAACAGGTCCAGAAAATAATGGTCTATGCCAGCCAGAACGGCATCCCGGTTATCCCCCGGGGCGGCGGCTCCGGCATGTGCGGCCAGACCGTTCCGGTGAGAGGCGGCATCGTACTTGACATGAAGGGAATGAACCGGATTCTGGAGATCAACCTGCCCGATGTATACTGCCGGGTTGAACCCGGTGTTGTGGACGACGACCTGAACCTGGCCCTGAAACCCTACGGGGTATTTTACCCGCCCACCCCGGCATCCTCCAGGATTGCCACCATCGGCGGAGAAATAGCCAACAACGCATCGGGGGTAAGGTCCGTAAAATACGGTGCCACCAGGGATGCGGTCCTGGGCATGAAGGTGGTGCTGCCCAATGGCGACCTTGTCTCCCTGGGCGCCCATACACGGGTTGAGGCCTCGGGATATCAGCTGCACAAACTCATGGTGGGCTCGGAAGGGACCCTGGGCATTGTGGTGGAAGCCACCTTAAGCTTTGTACCCATCCCCGAATACCGGTGCATGGGTGTGGCCAACTTTGATTCCCTTAAAGATGCCGGCGAAGCCATCGGCTCCATCATGGCCTCGGGCACCATCCCCTCCATGCTGGAGCTTGTGGATTCCGTTGCCATAAAGGCCGTGAACAAAACCATGGACCTGGGGCTCAAGGAAGTGGCCGCCTCCCTGATCTTCGAGGCAGACGGACAGGTCAAGGAAGCCGTGGATTATGAAATCAACAAGATGAGAAAAATCTGCGAAAAACACCACGGCAAGGATATCTGGTCCAGCTACGACCCCAAGGAGCGGACCAAAATCTTCATGGGCCGGAAAAAGCTCTTTCCCGCATTGTCAAAATACGACGACAACCTGGCGTCCACCTCCCTGGCCGACGACATGGCCGTGCCCTACTCCCGCATGGCGGACATGGCCGCCAAAATCCATGAAGTAGCGGAGAAGAACGGCATCATCATGACCGCCTACGGCCACTGCGGCTCGGGGTGCATGCACACCAAAATCCTCATGGACACCAAACGGGAGGACCAGTGGGAATCCGCACGAAAAGCCATCCGGGAAATCTATGAGTTTGTCCGCTCCGTTAACGGCACCACCTCTGCGGAGCACGGCATCGGGCTGTCCAAAGCCCAGTCCTTCAAGGTGGAAAAATCCGATTCCATTGAAATGCTGAGCACCATTAAACAGGCCCTCGACCCCTACAACATCCTGAACCCGGGCAAACTCATGCAGGCCCCGGACAACTGGGTCACGGCCGCCAACCTGAGATACTCTGTGAACAGCTAA
- a CDS encoding hydrogenase iron-sulfur subunit yields the protein MEIIDQKFKHLEKWAGTLASCIRCGYCYEHCPMFKHTGWESDAPRAKIITAFGLLSGNVEATPQAAEKLFNCFYCKRCEAACSSGVPLTEIFTDAKKDLCEMGLKGPGTTSITRMNCARCLICVGACPHDARSIGEEGIVTDPSKCKACGICVEACPAGAATIVNTFGLSRDELTDKAVGFLNSHETAKAIVFACNWSYFPEMMASRLPESETHDKDYEILVNMCGGRLEAQLLMAPFLSKAWGVLVACCPDGDCEHNGNEKAKNLVKQLKATFETLEIDTDRIQLVQIPAGDKTLFQAEIDTFIDQLNQKGPVR from the coding sequence ATGGAAATTATAGATCAGAAATTCAAACATTTGGAAAAATGGGCAGGCACCCTTGCCAGCTGTATCAGATGCGGATATTGCTATGAACACTGCCCCATGTTTAAACACACGGGTTGGGAATCCGACGCCCCAAGGGCCAAGATAATCACGGCTTTCGGCCTGCTCTCGGGCAATGTTGAAGCCACGCCCCAGGCCGCTGAAAAGCTTTTTAACTGTTTTTACTGCAAACGGTGCGAGGCAGCCTGCTCCTCCGGGGTTCCCCTGACCGAAATTTTCACCGACGCCAAAAAAGACCTGTGTGAAATGGGCCTTAAGGGGCCGGGCACCACCTCCATCACCCGGATGAACTGCGCCAGGTGCCTGATCTGTGTGGGGGCCTGTCCCCACGACGCCCGGTCCATCGGCGAAGAGGGTATTGTCACGGATCCGTCCAAATGCAAGGCCTGCGGCATCTGTGTGGAAGCCTGTCCCGCCGGGGCGGCGACAATTGTCAACACCTTCGGCCTGAGCCGGGACGAACTCACGGATAAGGCCGTGGGTTTCCTGAACAGCCACGAAACGGCCAAGGCCATTGTATTTGCCTGCAACTGGTCCTACTTCCCGGAAATGATGGCCTCCCGCCTGCCGGAATCCGAGACCCATGACAAGGATTATGAAATCCTGGTGAATATGTGCGGGGGCCGGCTGGAAGCCCAGCTGCTCATGGCCCCGTTCCTGAGCAAGGCATGGGGGGTGCTGGTGGCCTGCTGTCCCGACGGGGACTGCGAACACAACGGCAACGAAAAGGCCAAAAACCTGGTCAAACAATTGAAAGCCACCTTTGAAACCCTGGAAATTGATACGGACCGCATCCAACTGGTACAGATACCCGCCGGGGACAAAACCCTGTTCCAGGCGGAAATTGACACCTTCATAGACCAGTTGAACCAGAAAGGCCCCGTGCGCTAG
- the larA gene encoding nickel-dependent lactate racemase, which translates to MKIEVPYGKDGSMAADLDDAVQVGFLEANDVQIGDEDQCIAGSIANPINSKNFKDFLSDAQQVLVIVNDATRPTPTKKVLDVIFEDLSRVNYNFIIATGAHRGPSEEEYIQIFGEYYEKIKDNIIVHDARKDEDMVLIGQSTNGTEMYVNKAGVEADKFIIISSVEPHYFAGYTGGRKSFLPGIAGYKTIEQNHKLALVPEAKALALDGNPVNEDMIDAIKTVKQEIFSIMTVLDKHHKVYATCSGHINDSFYAAIDRANEVFAAPLKEKADIVVSVVKFPQDIDLYQAQKGIDNAKLALKEDGIMILVAKCRCGIGGKAFADLLGSCDTPKAALDKIEQGYVLGYHKAAKMAEIGLWAQMWGVTDVEADVISKLFIKPFSDLQTAIDQALEEKGKDASVLFLMDGGLTVPLVG; encoded by the coding sequence ATGAAAATAGAAGTACCTTACGGAAAAGACGGTTCCATGGCCGCGGACCTGGACGATGCCGTCCAGGTCGGCTTTCTGGAAGCCAATGATGTGCAGATCGGCGACGAAGACCAGTGCATTGCCGGCTCCATCGCCAACCCCATCAATTCAAAAAACTTCAAGGACTTTTTGTCCGACGCCCAGCAGGTGCTGGTGATCGTCAATGACGCCACCCGCCCCACCCCCACCAAAAAGGTGCTGGATGTGATATTCGAAGACCTGAGCCGGGTCAACTACAATTTCATCATCGCCACCGGCGCCCACCGGGGCCCCAGCGAAGAAGAATACATCCAGATCTTCGGGGAATACTATGAAAAGATAAAAGACAATATCATCGTCCACGATGCGCGCAAGGACGAGGATATGGTGCTCATCGGCCAGTCCACCAACGGCACGGAAATGTACGTGAACAAGGCCGGCGTGGAAGCGGATAAATTTATTATCATCTCCTCTGTGGAGCCCCACTACTTTGCCGGGTACACCGGGGGCCGCAAGTCCTTTCTGCCGGGCATTGCCGGATACAAGACCATTGAACAGAACCACAAGCTGGCCCTGGTGCCCGAAGCCAAGGCCCTGGCCCTGGACGGCAACCCGGTCAACGAAGATATGATCGACGCCATCAAGACCGTGAAGCAGGAAATATTCTCCATCATGACCGTTCTGGACAAGCACCACAAGGTCTATGCCACCTGCTCCGGCCACATCAACGATTCCTTTTACGCCGCCATCGACCGGGCCAACGAGGTCTTTGCCGCGCCCCTGAAAGAAAAGGCTGACATCGTGGTCTCCGTTGTGAAATTCCCCCAGGATATAGACCTCTACCAGGCCCAGAAAGGCATCGACAATGCCAAGCTGGCCCTGAAGGAAGACGGGATCATGATCCTGGTGGCCAAATGCCGCTGCGGCATCGGCGGAAAGGCCTTTGCCGATCTGCTGGGCTCCTGCGACACGCCCAAGGCCGCCCTGGACAAAATCGAGCAGGGCTATGTCCTGGGCTACCACAAGGCCGCCAAAATGGCTGAAATCGGACTCTGGGCCCAGATGTGGGGGGTCACCGACGTGGAAGCCGATGTCATCTCCAAGCTGTTCATCAAACCCTTTTCAGATCTCCAGACCGCCATTGACCAGGCACTGGAAGAAAAGGGCAAGGATGCTTCCGTCCTCTTCCTCATGGACGGCGGCCTCACCGTCCCCCTGGTCGGCTAA
- a CDS encoding FKBP-type peptidyl-prolyl cis-trans isomerase, producing the protein MKVDLDQVSYVFGQSVGGNFRRQGFEIDPKIFADSFIAAFNGEEPKMAAGEMQHIMQNFQRAMEDKKQAEQMEAGKKNIEAGNKFLEENIKNEGVKATESGLQYKVITEGSGKKPAATDTVETHYEGKTLDGVIFDSSYKRGQTATFPLNGVIKGWTEALQLMAEGSKYELYIPSELAYGPTGSGGTIEPYSTLIFTVELIKVK; encoded by the coding sequence ATGAAAGTTGATTTAGATCAGGTCAGTTACGTGTTTGGGCAAAGTGTGGGTGGTAATTTTAGAAGACAGGGCTTTGAAATCGATCCTAAAATTTTCGCGGATTCATTTATTGCGGCTTTTAACGGGGAAGAACCCAAAATGGCTGCCGGTGAAATGCAGCACATTATGCAAAATTTCCAAAGAGCCATGGAAGACAAAAAGCAGGCAGAGCAGATGGAAGCCGGGAAAAAAAATATTGAGGCAGGAAACAAATTCCTTGAAGAAAACATTAAAAATGAAGGGGTTAAAGCAACAGAGAGCGGGCTTCAGTATAAAGTGATTACTGAAGGAAGCGGGAAAAAGCCCGCTGCTACAGATACCGTTGAAACCCATTATGAAGGTAAGACACTTGATGGTGTAATCTTTGACAGTTCATACAAACGCGGCCAAACAGCGACTTTCCCGCTGAATGGCGTCATTAAAGGCTGGACAGAAGCCCTTCAGCTTATGGCAGAGGGGTCAAAATATGAGCTGTATATTCCATCCGAACTTGCATACGGTCCCACCGGCAGCGGCGGAACCATTGAACCCTATTCTACACTAATCTTCACGGTTGAACTTATTAAAGTAAAATAA
- a CDS encoding PAS domain S-box protein, with product MNSFFDFKTIFVALCLTMLTLSINMIYYIRSRHIYPGFQDWTIGTILITAAFLAVAFRGALSDFITIIMGNLSAFLGTIFFYFGFKKFTGQKTNYVFHIIGSLICSAGIFSFFTYVRPNFIIRVCTSSFFMGVYFMFCFLMVYRYQKDVLKKNASILNGTFLSLSLLFLVRGIYFLHPANHVPDFSSAGLFSDISMLVTSMLCISFVMGFIQLNTQKLELELSEEKENLRQNEEKYHSLSDAAFEGIAMTDKGAIIEANKKLCRLFGYDEDELMGMKAVDLVIPKDRDKVKNNILSGSEHVYDVIGLRKEGTTFPLEIQGKMFDARGRQLRVASLKDITKRVEAEKELQESQRQYRQLVEDIGPSSFLYSHRMDGVVTYVSPSAGSVIGLDRKNVIGKSWMDLLNWEPESIERGLKSIQELTGGKEHATFEVTFWDKTESKRTLLVQSHLIRHDQKQSFCIEGLVTDITDRKRAENERERLIRELQDALENISTLSGLLPICARCKKIRDDKGYWNTLEAYIEDHSDASFSHSLCEECSDELYGNQSWYLKMKNKNKAE from the coding sequence ATGAACAGCTTTTTTGACTTCAAGACCATTTTTGTAGCACTCTGCCTGACAATGCTGACCCTGAGCATCAACATGATCTATTATATCAGGAGCAGGCACATCTATCCTGGATTCCAGGACTGGACAATTGGAACCATATTAATAACCGCCGCCTTCCTGGCGGTTGCTTTCAGGGGTGCCCTCTCTGATTTTATCACCATTATCATGGGGAATTTATCGGCATTTCTGGGAACAATCTTTTTTTATTTCGGCTTTAAGAAATTTACTGGACAGAAAACAAACTACGTTTTCCACATTATTGGATCTTTAATCTGCTCGGCAGGCATATTCTCGTTTTTCACCTATGTGAGACCCAACTTTATCATCCGGGTGTGCACCTCCTCCTTTTTTATGGGCGTTTACTTTATGTTCTGTTTTCTTATGGTTTACAGATACCAAAAAGATGTTTTGAAAAAGAACGCCTCCATACTCAATGGCACATTTCTATCCCTTTCGCTGCTTTTTCTGGTCCGAGGTATCTATTTTTTGCATCCGGCAAATCATGTGCCTGATTTTTCCTCAGCCGGTCTTTTTTCTGATATCAGCATGTTGGTGACCAGCATGCTGTGTATTTCATTTGTAATGGGATTCATTCAGTTAAATACTCAAAAGCTGGAATTGGAATTATCCGAGGAAAAGGAAAATTTAAGGCAGAACGAAGAAAAATACCACAGCCTTTCAGATGCCGCCTTTGAAGGGATTGCAATGACGGATAAAGGGGCGATCATTGAAGCCAATAAAAAGCTCTGCCGCCTGTTTGGATATGATGAGGATGAACTGATGGGTATGAAAGCCGTTGATCTTGTAATCCCCAAGGATAGAGACAAGGTCAAAAACAATATATTGTCCGGTTCTGAGCATGTCTATGACGTCATCGGCTTGAGAAAGGAAGGCACAACCTTTCCTCTGGAAATCCAAGGGAAAATGTTTGATGCCAGGGGCAGGCAACTCAGGGTTGCCTCATTAAAAGATATTACCAAAAGGGTCGAGGCTGAAAAGGAACTGCAGGAAAGCCAGCGCCAGTACCGGCAATTGGTCGAGGATATTGGCCCTTCCAGTTTCCTTTATAGTCACCGGATGGACGGTGTCGTGACCTATGTGTCACCATCGGCAGGAAGCGTGATCGGCCTGGATCGAAAAAATGTCATCGGAAAGTCGTGGATGGACCTTCTAAACTGGGAACCCGAATCCATTGAAAGGGGCTTAAAAAGCATACAGGAATTGACAGGCGGCAAAGAGCACGCCACCTTTGAGGTGACATTTTGGGATAAGACAGAATCTAAACGTACTCTGCTGGTTCAATCTCACCTGATCAGGCACGACCAAAAACAGTCTTTCTGTATAGAAGGCCTTGTCACAGATATAACAGACAGGAAGCGGGCAGAAAATGAAAGGGAGCGGCTTATCCGCGAATTGCAGGATGCCCTTGAAAATATAAGCACCCTCAGCGGGCTGCTGCCGATCTGTGCCAGATGTAAGAAAATCCGAGATGACAAAGGATATTGGAATACTTTGGAAGCCTATATCGAAGACCATTCTGATGCCTCATTCAGTCATAGTCTGTGTGAAGAATGCTCTGATGAACTTTATGGTAATCAGAGTTGGTATCTGAAAATGAAAAACAAGAATAAGGCTGAATAA